Proteins from a single region of Abyssalbus ytuae:
- a CDS encoding response regulator, with the protein MKTYNLIIADDHKMFLDGLISILQEDKRYNILFTAKNGNNIIKYLEINSDTNVDMVITDISMPEMDGITLNKMIKEKFPAVKTLILSMHNDGDRIQKVIENDADGYILKNAEKSELLKAVETIFSGEKFFSESVKSAYMNKIISNKKEEQIKLTEREIDVIKLIAQEHTTQEIAEKLFLSKHTVESYRKTLIAKLNVRNLAGLTKYALKMGYIKN; encoded by the coding sequence ATGAAAACTTATAATTTAATAATAGCAGACGATCATAAAATGTTTCTGGATGGTTTAATAAGCATCTTACAAGAAGATAAAAGATATAATATTTTATTTACTGCAAAAAATGGTAATAATATTATAAAGTATCTGGAAATAAATTCCGATACGAATGTAGATATGGTAATTACTGATATTTCTATGCCGGAAATGGATGGAATTACCTTAAATAAAATGATAAAAGAAAAATTCCCCGCTGTTAAAACCCTCATACTGAGTATGCATAATGACGGTGACAGAATTCAAAAAGTTATTGAAAACGATGCTGACGGATATATTTTAAAGAATGCCGAGAAAAGTGAACTTCTTAAAGCTGTTGAAACAATATTCAGTGGTGAAAAGTTTTTTTCGGAAAGTGTTAAGTCGGCTTATATGAATAAAATTATCTCCAACAAAAAAGAAGAACAGATTAAACTTACAGAAAGAGAGATTGATGTGATTAAATTAATTGCCCAGGAACACACTACACAGGAAATTGCCGAAAAACTGTTTTTAAGCAAACACACTGTTGAAAGTTACCGGAAAACATTAATAGCAAAACTGAACGTAAGAAACCTTGCCGGCCTTACAAAATATGCGTTAAAAATGGGATACATAAAAAACTGA
- a CDS encoding PorP/SprF family type IX secretion system membrane protein, with the protein MLNKNLLYIFIILGLIKAYGQQTPVFADYRYNTLVINPSFSGFYEEAEAVLSGRTFLNGIEGSPSTISFAAHGPVNSKIGIGGMLIQDKIGVTSKTGVYGTYAFKLNLGYADYQSDWYYSPQSLSLGLIGGISYYKEDLLDLNISEDPNFQDNITATVPSFGIGVFYNNRNFYVGFSVPNLLDSSISGENNVEINSNYYLNAGYRFYTSRYLFIEPGVLFKYTNGAPWQVDINAVFNYLNKFEFGAGYRTTSTLNIFAGFYLSRNWRMIYNFNPSLGNSPLGKTHGIVLSYRFGKGFGSKFN; encoded by the coding sequence ATGTTAAATAAAAATTTACTATATATATTTATTATTCTGGGATTAATAAAAGCTTATGGTCAGCAAACACCTGTATTTGCTGATTACAGATATAATACCTTAGTTATTAACCCTTCATTTTCCGGTTTCTATGAAGAGGCGGAAGCTGTATTATCAGGAAGAACTTTTTTAAATGGTATCGAGGGATCTCCTTCCACCATAAGTTTTGCTGCTCACGGACCTGTCAATAGTAAAATAGGCATTGGAGGAATGCTTATTCAGGACAAAATTGGAGTTACCAGCAAAACCGGGGTATATGGCACATATGCTTTTAAGCTTAATTTGGGTTATGCAGATTACCAGTCGGATTGGTATTACTCTCCACAGTCCTTAAGCCTGGGGTTAATAGGTGGAATTAGCTATTATAAAGAAGATTTATTAGATCTGAATATTTCAGAAGACCCTAACTTTCAAGATAATATTACTGCAACCGTACCGTCTTTTGGTATAGGGGTTTTTTATAATAACCGGAATTTTTATGTAGGCTTTTCAGTACCAAACTTATTGGATTCTTCAATTTCAGGTGAAAATAATGTAGAGATAAACAGTAATTATTATTTAAATGCGGGTTACAGGTTTTATACATCACGGTATTTATTTATTGAGCCAGGTGTTTTGTTTAAATATACCAACGGAGCTCCCTGGCAGGTAGATATAAATGCGGTTTTTAATTACCTGAATAAGTTCGAGTTCGGAGCAGGATACAGAACCACCTCCACCTTAAATATTTTCGCAGGATTTTACCTTTCACGAAACTGGAGAATGATATATAATTTCAATCCATCATTAGGAAATTCTCCATTGGGAAAAACCCACGGAATTGTATTGAGTTATCGTTTTGGAAAGGGCTTTGGCAGTAAATTTAATTAA
- a CDS encoding response regulator, which yields MVKVLVADNHPIVRAGLNSVIKSSKLADIVGNVSTTSELFNFLSKEKVDIILLEMDIPEINGITALRKLKKEYPDSKVLIFSGQPEDVYALSTLRAGAAGYLSKNADVTVISDAITKIADGGMFITNELAQRLAFDESTKKPRRFFRKLSTREIEVLKLLAAGKRNKHVAEELGLNEKTVSTYKARLMKKLNVDNFVDMLQQAKALDLF from the coding sequence ATGGTAAAAGTTTTAGTAGCAGACAATCACCCTATTGTCAGAGCTGGCTTAAATTCTGTGATTAAAAGTTCAAAACTGGCTGATATAGTAGGCAATGTCAGTACAACAAGCGAACTTTTTAATTTTCTTTCCAAAGAGAAAGTAGACATTATTTTATTAGAAATGGATATTCCCGAAATTAACGGGATAACGGCTTTAAGAAAGCTTAAAAAAGAATATCCTGATTCTAAAGTATTAATTTTTAGCGGGCAACCGGAAGATGTTTATGCATTGAGCACCCTTAGAGCCGGAGCCGCAGGTTATCTTTCAAAAAATGCTGATGTTACTGTAATCAGTGATGCAATTACTAAAATTGCCGATGGCGGCATGTTCATTACAAATGAACTGGCTCAAAGACTGGCTTTTGATGAAAGTACCAAAAAACCAAGGCGTTTCTTCAGAAAATTATCTACTCGCGAAATTGAAGTTTTAAAACTTCTTGCAGCAGGTAAAAGAAACAAACACGTAGCCGAAGAATTAGGTTTAAATGAAAAAACCGTTAGTACCTACAAAGCAAGATTAATGAAAAAACTTAATGTTGATAACTTTGTAGATATGCTTCAACAGGCTAAAGCTTTAGATTTGTTTTAA
- a CDS encoding tetratricopeptide repeat-containing sensor histidine kinase, whose product MQTLYKYWIVVFFHFFLLHGYTQHEEEIIDSLNYTYNNISKIGEKRFLAIVDPLLSNPKISVRLKLNAYYFKGQYHNFKGVIDSAIHYAKKIITLTDQKDDELSIGMMNRAYYLLGTANSNKGLNEKGKYWYLKGIEMAERFKEKESDSWLYYFNLHGLAKIYVVLGEFDKALKLFHECTKANLTKELVYGSYINMSNIYSVKKEFNTANIYLAKAQKLCEEESNHKCVAICLLNIGENLHSQGNYDEALKYYDESVKISATYGFKDLKLYNSVQIGSIFKSREQWNDAYLIYTTALTDAIDLNLMEQQMYIYELLADMSLKKNDYKNAFTFQSERYKILDSLNNMQKNKEINELEVKFQTLQKEQEIEVLKITNKNRELQLKNKNEAISNLLLKQKYDSINKANQILSLQGASEKRRIELELLRKDRLLKQNELASEKNTKRLMLVAFLIILIPVIALLFVYYQKLLTQNQLNKKQEEINNEKIYSLVKEQELKLIKASVEGQDKERSRIAQELHDSIGGNLAAIKLQFSKIIHSSNGTLTSINQQLDDTYNQVRTISHNLMPKKFNQNSFIAVLTEYLKNIGEASDIRTNLFVFPDNHTIDKIDEKILVEIYKIIQELITNTIKHARASKIDIQFNLIGNDVNILYEDNGSGFIPEKVNYGIGFLNIQNRIKKINGSINIDSILNRGTIINLEIPVRNP is encoded by the coding sequence ATGCAAACTTTATATAAATATTGGATAGTCGTTTTTTTTCATTTCTTTCTTCTACATGGATACACACAACATGAAGAGGAAATAATAGACAGCCTGAACTATACTTATAATAATATTAGTAAAATAGGTGAGAAAAGATTTTTGGCTATTGTAGACCCGCTTTTATCTAATCCGAAAATCAGTGTAAGGTTGAAGCTAAATGCCTATTATTTTAAAGGACAATATCACAACTTTAAAGGGGTAATAGACTCTGCTATACATTATGCAAAAAAAATAATAACACTCACCGACCAAAAAGATGATGAACTTTCAATAGGAATGATGAACCGGGCATACTATTTATTAGGTACTGCCAACAGCAATAAAGGATTGAATGAAAAAGGCAAATACTGGTATTTAAAAGGTATTGAAATGGCCGAGAGATTTAAAGAAAAAGAAAGTGACTCCTGGTTGTATTACTTCAACCTGCATGGCCTGGCAAAAATATATGTAGTGCTGGGAGAATTTGATAAAGCTCTAAAACTTTTTCATGAATGTACAAAAGCAAATTTAACTAAAGAGCTTGTTTATGGTAGTTATATAAACATGAGTAATATATACTCTGTAAAAAAAGAATTTAACACTGCAAATATTTATCTGGCAAAAGCCCAAAAACTTTGTGAGGAAGAAAGCAACCATAAATGTGTGGCAATATGTTTATTAAACATTGGTGAAAATTTACACAGCCAGGGAAATTATGACGAAGCATTAAAATATTATGATGAATCGGTTAAAATTTCGGCAACTTATGGCTTTAAGGACTTGAAACTATACAACTCGGTACAAATAGGATCTATTTTTAAAAGCAGGGAACAATGGAATGATGCCTATTTAATATATACAACTGCCCTAACCGATGCCATAGATTTAAACCTGATGGAGCAGCAAATGTATATATATGAATTGCTGGCAGATATGTCGCTTAAAAAAAATGATTATAAAAATGCTTTTACTTTTCAATCTGAGCGTTATAAAATACTGGATTCCTTAAACAACATGCAAAAAAACAAGGAAATTAATGAGCTGGAAGTGAAATTTCAGACCTTGCAAAAAGAACAAGAAATTGAAGTACTAAAAATAACCAATAAAAACCGCGAACTGCAATTAAAAAACAAGAACGAAGCCATTAGTAACCTGCTCCTTAAACAAAAGTATGACAGTATTAATAAAGCCAACCAAATTTTATCGCTACAAGGTGCATCGGAAAAACGCAGAATTGAATTAGAACTTCTTAGAAAAGACCGGCTTTTAAAACAAAATGAACTGGCATCAGAAAAAAATACAAAGCGGTTAATGCTTGTGGCTTTTTTAATAATTCTGATTCCTGTTATTGCTCTGCTGTTTGTTTACTATCAAAAATTACTCACTCAAAATCAGCTTAATAAAAAGCAGGAAGAAATCAATAATGAGAAAATATATTCACTGGTAAAAGAGCAGGAGTTAAAATTAATTAAGGCATCGGTAGAAGGACAGGATAAAGAAAGATCGAGAATTGCACAGGAATTACATGACAGTATAGGAGGTAATCTGGCTGCCATAAAACTCCAGTTCAGTAAAATTATTCACAGCAGCAATGGCACTTTAACCAGTATAAACCAACAACTGGACGATACGTATAACCAGGTCAGGACCATCTCGCATAATTTAATGCCCAAAAAGTTTAATCAAAATTCCTTTATTGCAGTGCTTACGGAGTATTTGAAAAACATAGGCGAAGCGAGTGATATACGAACAAACCTGTTTGTTTTCCCTGATAATCATACAATTGATAAAATTGACGAAAAAATCCTCGTAGAAATTTATAAAATAATTCAGGAACTGATAACAAATACCATTAAACATGCACGGGCGTCTAAAATAGACATACAGTTTAATTTAATAGGAAACGATGTAAATATTTTATATGAAGATAATGGTAGCGGTTTTATTCCGGAGAAAGTAAATTACGGAATAGGTTTTTTAAATATCCAAAACAGAATTAAAAAAATTAATGGCAGTATAAATATAGATTCAATCCTTAACCGGGGAACAATTATTAACCTTGAAATCCCGGTGCGCAACCCATAA
- the nadE gene encoding NAD(+) synthase produces the protein MKTEKVVNYIVNWLKDYAANAKVKGFVVGVSGGIDSAVTSALCAKTGLPTLCLEMPIHQADSQVNRALNHVEWLKKNFENVSMEQINLTPVFDSLVKAFPTVKNEEERFMSLANTRARLRMTSLYYFAALKGYLVAGTGNKVEDFGVGFYTKYGDGGVDLSPIADLLKTEVYEVAKYLGINREIIDAAPTDGLWGDNRTDEDQIGASYPELEWAMKMNEEGKKASDFSGREKEVFEIYTRYNTANKHKMVPIPVCEIPKSYKN, from the coding sequence AAAAGTAGTTAATTATATAGTAAACTGGTTAAAAGATTATGCTGCCAATGCCAAAGTAAAAGGATTTGTCGTAGGGGTTTCCGGTGGAATAGACTCCGCGGTAACTTCGGCATTATGTGCTAAAACCGGGCTACCTACTTTATGTCTGGAAATGCCAATACATCAGGCAGACTCACAGGTAAACCGAGCTCTCAACCATGTAGAATGGTTAAAAAAGAATTTTGAAAATGTGAGTATGGAGCAAATTAACTTAACCCCGGTATTTGACAGTCTGGTTAAAGCATTTCCTACGGTTAAAAATGAAGAAGAAAGATTTATGTCCCTGGCCAATACCCGTGCCCGTTTACGTATGACCTCTTTATATTATTTTGCTGCTTTAAAAGGTTATCTGGTTGCCGGTACAGGTAATAAGGTAGAAGATTTTGGAGTAGGTTTTTACACAAAATATGGTGATGGAGGGGTAGATTTGAGCCCTATTGCCGACCTTTTAAAAACTGAAGTTTATGAGGTTGCAAAATATTTAGGAATTAACCGGGAAATAATAGATGCCGCCCCTACCGATGGTTTATGGGGTGACAACAGGACTGACGAGGACCAAATCGGGGCTTCATATCCTGAACTGGAATGGGCTATGAAAATGAATGAGGAGGGGAAAAAAGCTTCTGATTTCTCAGGAAGGGAAAAAGAGGTTTTTGAAATTTACACACGTTATAATACCGCAAACAAGCACAAAATGGTTCCGATTCCTGTATGTGAAATCCCAAAAAGCTATAAGAATTAA
- the dnaG gene encoding DNA primase, producing MISKLTIDKVYEAARIEEVIGDFVQLKKSGSNFKGLSPFTDERTPSFMVSPVKQIWKDFSSGKGGNVVAFLMEHEHFTYPEAIKYLAKKYNIEIEETEQTNEEKEKANERESLYLVSEYAQQYFQETLWDSEQGKAIGLSYFKERGFTEETIKKFKLGYSPDQWDAFTNAATEKGYQLEYLEKSGLTIVKENKQFDRFKGRVMFPIHSMSGRVLGFGGRILATDKKAAKYLNSPESDIYHKSKILYGIFHAKQAVSKEDNCYLVEGYTDVIQFHQAGIENVVASSGTALTPEQIRLINRLTKNITVLFDGDAAGLRASLRGVDLILEQGMNVKVCTFPEGEDPDSFAAKNDYEDIVLYLQENSKDFIQFKASLLVEESKNDPVKKAGTIRDIVNSIAKIPDRIQQEIYVQECSRIMDISEDVLFNTLAQSGKKELQEAGKAYKKQQKAFEVVRNEQKDIEKVDHLHQLERKIIELLLLYGNKAEDFQDLILKNDDKGELVLEPETYSARVFEKIYLDLQQDEVELSNPVFRKIYSELITRLNEDENFAIEGYVNEADADIAGEITSILMDEERYTLHDWGRKNIYVKEKDKNVSPLVSETILHLRCHLIEKRVEALQQQTFEKKDDNQEILEEIMNYHLLKKLLSEKLKRVVN from the coding sequence TTGATCTCAAAATTAACCATAGATAAAGTATATGAAGCTGCCCGGATAGAAGAAGTAATAGGTGATTTTGTCCAGCTTAAAAAGTCAGGGTCCAATTTTAAAGGGCTCAGTCCGTTTACCGACGAAAGAACCCCCAGTTTTATGGTATCGCCGGTAAAACAGATATGGAAAGACTTTAGTAGTGGCAAAGGAGGAAATGTAGTAGCCTTCTTAATGGAGCATGAGCATTTTACCTATCCCGAAGCCATAAAATACCTTGCAAAAAAATATAACATTGAGATAGAAGAAACCGAGCAAACCAATGAAGAGAAAGAAAAAGCAAATGAAAGGGAAAGTCTTTATTTAGTCTCGGAATATGCACAACAATATTTTCAGGAAACCCTTTGGGACTCCGAACAGGGAAAAGCCATAGGCCTGAGTTATTTTAAAGAACGTGGGTTTACGGAGGAAACCATAAAAAAATTCAAATTAGGATACTCTCCCGATCAATGGGATGCCTTTACCAATGCTGCTACAGAAAAAGGATATCAACTGGAATATCTTGAAAAAAGCGGCCTTACCATTGTAAAAGAAAATAAACAGTTTGACAGGTTTAAGGGTAGGGTAATGTTCCCTATACACTCCATGAGTGGCAGAGTGCTGGGTTTTGGCGGCAGAATATTGGCCACCGATAAAAAAGCAGCAAAGTACCTTAACTCTCCCGAAAGTGATATTTACCATAAAAGTAAAATTCTGTATGGAATTTTTCATGCAAAGCAGGCTGTTTCCAAAGAAGACAATTGTTACCTGGTAGAAGGGTATACCGATGTAATTCAGTTTCACCAGGCCGGGATAGAAAATGTGGTAGCCTCAAGTGGTACTGCCCTTACCCCTGAGCAAATAAGACTCATAAATAGGCTTACCAAAAACATTACCGTATTGTTTGACGGTGATGCTGCAGGGTTGCGGGCATCATTGCGCGGGGTAGATTTAATTCTCGAACAGGGAATGAATGTAAAGGTATGCACCTTTCCCGAAGGAGAAGACCCCGATAGTTTTGCAGCCAAAAATGACTATGAGGATATAGTACTTTACCTGCAGGAAAATTCAAAAGACTTCATACAGTTTAAAGCATCACTGCTGGTAGAAGAATCTAAAAACGATCCGGTAAAAAAAGCCGGAACAATACGCGATATAGTCAACAGTATTGCCAAAATACCAGATAGGATACAACAGGAAATATATGTGCAGGAGTGCTCCCGCATCATGGATATTTCTGAAGATGTACTTTTTAATACCCTTGCACAGTCAGGTAAAAAAGAATTACAGGAAGCAGGAAAAGCATACAAAAAGCAGCAAAAAGCCTTTGAAGTAGTAAGGAATGAACAAAAGGACATTGAAAAAGTTGATCACTTACACCAATTGGAAAGAAAAATTATAGAACTGTTGCTTCTATATGGAAATAAAGCAGAAGACTTTCAGGATCTTATTCTAAAAAATGATGATAAAGGAGAGCTTGTTCTAGAACCGGAAACTTATAGCGCCCGTGTATTTGAAAAAATTTATTTAGACCTTCAGCAGGATGAAGTAGAATTATCCAACCCTGTATTCAGAAAAATTTATTCAGAGCTTATTACCAGGTTAAATGAAGATGAAAATTTTGCTATTGAAGGTTATGTAAATGAGGCCGATGCTGATATAGCCGGTGAAATAACCAGTATTTTGATGGATGAAGAAAGGTATACCCTTCATGATTGGGGACGTAAAAATATTTATGTAAAAGAAAAAGATAAAAATGTATCCCCACTGGTAAGTGAAACAATTTTACACCTGCGCTGCCATTTAATAGAAAAAAGGGTAGAAGCCCTTCAGCAACAAACTTTCGAAAAAAAAGATGACAATCAGGAAATTCTGGAAGAAATCATGAATTATCATCTTTTAAAGAAATTATTATCCGAAAAGCTTAAGCGTGTTGTTAATTAA
- a CDS encoding RNA polymerase sigma factor yields MKKLLKVIPLHTNELKLIRKAQKNNKEAQRLIFEKYSPKMLSICRYYIADLHFAEDVMITGFYKVFSNLPAFKNNGSFEGWIRKIMVRESISFLRSKKQMFFVEEEEKIVQEIDYNHTPEVDHLQLIIDELPDGYKSVFVMYAIQGYSHKEIAEMLHISESTSKSQLYKARKMLQHKLNGLNLKENGTR; encoded by the coding sequence ATGAAAAAACTTTTGAAGGTCATACCACTTCATACAAACGAACTAAAATTAATTCGTAAAGCCCAAAAAAATAATAAAGAAGCCCAACGGTTAATTTTTGAAAAGTATTCTCCCAAAATGCTAAGCATATGCAGGTATTATATAGCAGATTTGCATTTTGCGGAAGATGTGATGATTACCGGCTTTTATAAAGTTTTTTCCAACCTGCCTGCTTTTAAAAACAACGGTAGTTTTGAAGGATGGATAAGAAAAATAATGGTAAGGGAATCCATTTCATTTTTAAGAAGTAAAAAGCAAATGTTTTTTGTTGAAGAAGAAGAAAAGATTGTTCAGGAAATAGATTATAACCATACACCCGAGGTAGATCACCTTCAATTAATTATCGATGAATTGCCGGACGGATATAAATCGGTGTTTGTTATGTATGCCATACAAGGCTATTCACATAAAGAAATAGCAGAAATGCTCCATATTTCCGAAAGTACCTCCAAATCACAGTTATATAAGGCCAGGAAAATGCTTCAGCATAAATTAAACGGACTAAATCTTAAAGAAAATGGGACAAGGTAA
- a CDS encoding polyprenyl synthetase family protein produces the protein MKVVEQIKKPVHDEMELFEKKFYESMSSKVALLNRITYYIVNRKGKQMRPMFVFLVAKMVSNGQVNERTYRGASVIELIHTATLVHDDVVDDSNRRRGFFSINALWKNKIAVLVGDYLLSKGLLLSIDYGDFDLLKIISVAVREMSEGELLQIEKARRLDITEEVYYDIIRQKTATLIAACCSLGACSVKPDSGEVETMRKFGELIGMAFQIKDDLFDYTDGPIGKPTGIDIKEQKMTLPLIYTLNNCDQKDKNWLINSVKNHNKDKKRVKEVINFVKNNGGLEYAEKKMKEFQQQALSLIKNYPNSEYKDALELMVSYVIDRKK, from the coding sequence ATGAAGGTTGTAGAACAAATCAAGAAGCCGGTACATGACGAAATGGAACTTTTTGAAAAAAAGTTCTACGAGTCTATGTCTTCAAAAGTTGCGTTGTTAAACCGTATCACCTATTACATTGTTAACAGGAAAGGCAAACAAATGCGGCCCATGTTTGTTTTTCTGGTGGCAAAAATGGTGTCAAACGGACAGGTAAACGAACGTACCTACAGGGGGGCTTCGGTAATAGAGCTTATTCACACGGCCACCCTGGTTCATGATGATGTGGTTGATGACAGCAACCGCAGGCGTGGTTTTTTCTCTATAAACGCCCTGTGGAAAAATAAAATAGCGGTTCTGGTAGGCGATTATTTACTTTCCAAAGGCTTGTTACTTTCTATAGATTATGGAGATTTTGACCTGTTAAAAATTATTTCGGTAGCCGTAAGGGAAATGAGTGAAGGCGAACTGCTGCAAATAGAAAAAGCCCGCAGGCTCGATATAACCGAAGAAGTTTATTATGATATCATAAGACAAAAAACCGCCACATTAATCGCAGCCTGTTGCAGCCTGGGAGCATGCTCCGTAAAACCCGATTCCGGGGAGGTTGAAACCATGCGCAAATTTGGTGAACTTATTGGTATGGCTTTTCAAATTAAGGACGATTTGTTTGATTATACTGACGGGCCCATAGGAAAGCCAACAGGAATCGATATCAAGGAGCAAAAAATGACCCTGCCTTTAATTTATACTCTCAATAACTGTGACCAAAAAGATAAAAACTGGCTTATAAATTCAGTTAAAAACCATAATAAGGATAAAAAAAGGGTAAAAGAAGTTATAAATTTTGTAAAAAATAACGGGGGGCTCGAATATGCCGAAAAGAAAATGAAAGAATTTCAGCAACAGGCCCTGTCCCTTATTAAAAACTACCCGAATTCTGAGTATAAAGATGCTTTGGAACTTATGGTGAGTTATGTAATTGACAGAAAAAAGTAA